From Thermoplasmata archaeon, the proteins below share one genomic window:
- a CDS encoding acyl-CoA dehydratase activase, with amino-acid sequence MEKFIGLDLGSTYTKLVEMEGAEIVRVEIARTAKNRGLIPDINSNLCTTGYFRKQIKSEFTITEITAAMLGARYYFPDCEVVVDIGGQDIKVVDSRENRFYINDKCSAGTGAFFEFILSYLGLDFETLENVSEGKIIYLNNTCTVFALSEILSHLANGARTEDVLTGLNYSFAKKVAEIVPSATKVVLIGGVAKNKGFVRAFRETVNADVFVPPEPQIVNAVGAARYAMREKEGKEK; translated from the coding sequence ATGGAGAAATTTATCGGACTTGACTTGGGAAGCACATACACGAAGCTTGTGGAAATGGAAGGGGCGGAGATTGTCAGGGTAGAGATTGCCAGAACAGCAAAAAACAGGGGGCTGATTCCAGACATAAACAGCAATCTGTGCACCACTGGCTACTTCAGGAAGCAAATTAAAAGTGAGTTCACAATCACAGAGATTACTGCTGCGATGCTGGGAGCAAGGTATTATTTTCCAGATTGTGAGGTGGTTGTGGACATTGGCGGGCAGGACATCAAGGTTGTGGATTCAAGGGAAAACAGGTTCTACATCAACGACAAATGCTCTGCTGGCACAGGTGCATTCTTTGAGTTTATTCTTTCCTATTTAGGGCTTGACTTTGAGACGCTGGAAAATGTGAGTGAAGGAAAGATAATTTACCTTAACAATACCTGCACTGTTTTTGCCCTCTCTGAAATTCTTTCTCATCTGGCGAATGGAGCAAGGACAGAGGATGTTCTAACAGGACTTAATTACTCTTTTGCAAAGAAGGTAGCAGAGATTGTGCCTTCTGCAACGAAAGTTGTGTTGATTGGTGGTGTGGCAAAGAACAAAGGGTTTGTGAGGGCATTTAGGGAGACAGTGAATGCGGATGTGTTTGTGCCACCAGAGCCGCAAATTGTGAACGCTGTTGGTGCTGCAAGGTATGCCATGAGGGAGAAGGAAGGTAAAGAAAAATAG
- the purH gene encoding bifunctional phosphoribosylaminoimidazolecarboxamide formyltransferase/IMP cyclohydrolase — MLKIYRALLSVSDKTGVTEFAKGLAEMGVEIISTGGTANLLRNAGIAVRDVSSVTGFPEILDGRVKTLHPSIFGGVLAENKEEHLGQLKNHSIQRIEMVCVNLYPFERTIRGEHRLEDAVENIDIGGPSLIRAAAKNYRYTAVVTRKEQYLPVLEEMRKNGGLSENTLEKLAVEAFRTTAVYDATIYNYFQKKFVGEEFPDTFIAVFEKKLGLRYGENPHQKAAFYAEPNVDFPCITNAEKIQGKELSYNNILDLDAAWNIVTEFSEPTCAIVKHTNPSSVANGEDSSVAFVRCIAGDPLSAYGGIVAFNSTVTEDCALKMKKYFLDAIIAPDYEEKALQVLAKKKSMVLRTGSCGEMKGYEMKKVGGGLLVQQRDTRALDEHELKCASKRLPTNEEIAAMLFGWKVVKHVVSNGIVFAREHETVGIGPGQTSRVMAVKIAAEKAGEKAKGAVMASDGFFPFRDGIDAAAKAGITAVIQPGGSIRDGEVIDAVNEYGMAMVFTGWRVFRH, encoded by the coding sequence ATGCTGAAAATTTATCGTGCGTTGTTGAGCGTCTCAGACAAAACAGGAGTTACTGAGTTTGCGAAAGGACTTGCAGAGATGGGCGTGGAGATTATAAGCACAGGTGGAACTGCAAATTTGCTCAGAAATGCGGGAATTGCTGTGAGAGATGTATCTTCCGTCACAGGTTTTCCTGAAATTCTGGATGGCCGTGTGAAAACCTTGCATCCCTCTATTTTTGGTGGTGTACTGGCTGAAAATAAGGAGGAGCATCTTGGCCAGCTGAAAAACCATAGCATCCAGAGAATTGAGATGGTGTGTGTAAACCTCTATCCATTTGAGAGAACAATAAGGGGTGAGCATAGGCTGGAGGACGCAGTTGAGAACATTGATATTGGAGGGCCATCATTGATAAGGGCTGCTGCTAAAAATTACCGTTACACGGCAGTGGTCACAAGAAAGGAACAGTATTTGCCAGTGCTGGAAGAGATGCGGAAAAACGGTGGTTTAAGTGAAAACACACTTGAAAAGCTTGCAGTTGAGGCGTTTCGCACCACTGCAGTGTATGACGCAACCATTTACAACTATTTCCAGAAAAAGTTTGTTGGCGAGGAATTCCCGGATACATTTATCGCTGTGTTTGAAAAGAAGCTTGGTTTAAGATATGGGGAAAATCCGCACCAGAAAGCTGCATTCTATGCTGAACCCAATGTGGATTTCCCTTGCATCACCAATGCTGAAAAAATCCAGGGAAAGGAGCTTTCTTACAACAACATCCTTGACCTTGATGCTGCGTGGAACATTGTTACCGAATTCTCAGAACCAACCTGTGCAATTGTAAAACACACCAATCCCTCCAGCGTGGCGAATGGTGAGGACTCCAGTGTGGCATTTGTGCGTTGCATTGCAGGTGACCCACTGTCTGCCTATGGTGGCATTGTGGCTTTCAATTCAACTGTAACTGAGGATTGTGCCCTGAAGATGAAGAAATATTTTCTGGATGCGATAATTGCACCTGACTACGAAGAAAAAGCCCTTCAGGTCCTTGCAAAGAAGAAAAGCATGGTGTTAAGAACTGGCAGTTGTGGAGAGATGAAGGGTTATGAGATGAAAAAGGTGGGTGGGGGTCTGCTTGTGCAACAGAGGGATACCCGGGCGCTGGACGAACACGAACTGAAATGTGCTTCTAAGCGTCTGCCCACAAATGAGGAGATTGCAGCAATGCTCTTTGGCTGGAAGGTCGTGAAGCATGTGGTGAGCAATGGAATTGTGTTCGCAAGAGAGCATGAGACAGTTGGCATAGGTCCAGGGCAAACGAGCAGGGTGATGGCTGTTAAAATTGCAGCTGAGAAAGCAGGTGAGAAAGCAAAGGGTGCAGTGATGGCCTCAGATGGTTTCTTCCCATTCAGAGATGGTATTGATGCTGCAGCAAAAGCTGGAATAACTGCAGTGATTCAGCCAGGTGGCTCAATAAGGGATGGAGAGGTAATAGATGCAGTTAATGAGTATGGAATGGCAATGGTGTTCACTGGCTGGAGGGTTTTCAGGCACTGA
- a CDS encoding radical SAM protein, with protein sequence MFGKNNNGHGSTEGKKIVLTASAIEMSDFNLNAFIAFTGGFPSKIVPKDMLRKYWYPPTPFNPDGTAKFAPYGLRKVESLLIEEFGEENVVTVYPTMLEHFVGKNTKVVGITSMDPLGIGFVSRTYTGLVAVSGKSMSAAEFEDLLANPVFSRYPVKKILGGSGAWQVQKAGLQEKLGLDTIVMGEAEAEVVSLFKKAVNGEQLPKVVTCKKPEPETIPLIKRPSLYGFVEIMRGCGRGCAFCSPTMRQRHSFPLEHIMKEVELNAKNGTKMISLQTDDVFLYHAKPGFIPNREAIVKLIKSVHDTPGVELIQIAHASLAPVVYDPKMMEEICPLLVEKSRWKDVNGSPYCTVEVGIETGSERLMEKYMRGKMLPYKPEQWQEVVVQAIKIMNDNKMYPLGTLITGLPGETPEDTIKTLELLDKLKDMKIFYVPLLFTSEEDCILHREKHADLSDLNELQWEFIAKCWEHNVKCWVEPNKKPFMLLGSVFAYFLYYRWVHGKKALKPILKFSGWENYLMRKPATQCNPMYCQPPAPKNIKKM encoded by the coding sequence ATGTTTGGCAAAAACAATAACGGGCATGGCAGCACCGAGGGAAAAAAAATTGTTCTAACTGCATCTGCTATAGAAATGAGTGATTTCAATCTCAATGCTTTCATTGCTTTTACCGGTGGTTTTCCTTCAAAAATTGTGCCAAAAGACATGCTTCGCAAGTACTGGTATCCTCCAACTCCATTTAACCCAGATGGCACAGCCAAATTTGCACCTTATGGGTTGAGGAAGGTAGAATCACTGCTTATTGAAGAATTTGGCGAAGAAAATGTGGTTACTGTTTACCCCACAATGCTTGAGCATTTTGTTGGAAAGAACACCAAGGTTGTGGGTATTACTTCCATGGACCCGCTCGGGATTGGGTTCGTGAGCCGCACTTACACAGGGCTTGTGGCAGTTAGCGGCAAATCCATGTCTGCAGCAGAGTTTGAGGACTTACTTGCAAACCCTGTTTTCTCAAGATATCCAGTTAAAAAAATTCTGGGTGGTAGTGGTGCCTGGCAGGTGCAGAAAGCTGGTTTGCAGGAGAAACTGGGGCTTGACACAATTGTGATGGGCGAGGCAGAAGCAGAGGTTGTCTCACTTTTCAAGAAGGCAGTGAATGGGGAGCAACTGCCAAAAGTGGTTACATGCAAAAAGCCAGAGCCAGAGACCATTCCATTGATAAAAAGACCCTCACTTTACGGTTTCGTGGAAATAATGCGAGGTTGTGGTAGGGGGTGTGCCTTTTGCTCTCCCACAATGCGACAGCGCCACTCATTTCCGCTTGAACACATAATGAAAGAAGTGGAGTTAAATGCCAAGAACGGAACAAAAATGATTTCGCTCCAAACAGACGATGTGTTCCTTTACCACGCCAAGCCCGGATTTATCCCGAATAGAGAAGCCATTGTGAAGTTGATAAAATCGGTGCACGACACTCCAGGTGTGGAGTTAATCCAGATTGCTCATGCGTCTCTTGCTCCTGTGGTCTATGACCCGAAAATGATGGAGGAAATCTGTCCACTACTGGTTGAGAAGTCCAGGTGGAAAGATGTAAACGGTTCGCCTTACTGCACTGTTGAAGTGGGGATTGAGACAGGGAGCGAGCGGCTTATGGAAAAATACATGCGTGGAAAGATGCTTCCTTACAAGCCAGAACAGTGGCAGGAAGTGGTTGTGCAGGCAATAAAAATAATGAACGACAATAAGATGTATCCACTTGGTACGCTAATCACAGGATTGCCAGGAGAAACCCCAGAAGATACAATTAAAACTCTTGAGTTGCTGGATAAACTGAAGGACATGAAGATTTTCTATGTGCCGTTGCTGTTCACAAGTGAGGAGGATTGCATTTTGCACAGAGAGAAGCATGCTGACCTGAGCGACCTGAACGAACTACAGTGGGAATTTATTGCAAAATGCTGGGAGCACAATGTGAAATGCTGGGTTGAGCCAAACAAAAAGCCATTCATGTTGCTTGGAAGCGTTTTTGCTTACTTCCTCTACTACAGATGGGTGCATGGGAAGAAAGCGTTGAAGCCAATTCTGAAGTTTTCTGGCTGGGAAAATTATTTGATGCGGAAACCCGCCACCCAATGCAATCCAATGTACTGCCAGCCACCAGCACCAAAAAACATAAAAAAGATGTAA